Proteins co-encoded in one Brassica oleracea var. oleracea cultivar TO1000 chromosome C4, BOL, whole genome shotgun sequence genomic window:
- the LOC106342930 gene encoding RNA polymerase II-associated protein 3-like isoform X2, which yields MARSPNKHGRDHAEDFQGFLNDLQDWERSLKDKDKKMKQQPSTSSNLSSEKFIPSGSGQFDVVKKYASNSFVDEDSQLDANSEKEQGNEYFKQKKFNEAIDCYSRSIALSPNAVAFANRAMAYLKIKRYREAEVDCTEALNLDDRYIKAYSRRATARKQLGMIKEAKEDAEFALRLEPESQELKKQYAHIKSLLEKEIIKRATGAMQSTAKEMLMTAGLEKKTKVPNTEMKLKTAKTNEDKIECSGKKLIESVQPGEKPEKGYKKVPAITETVDSKKVTPRVQTYEMEAKSSDVNGTHPSGAGHRVTRKVELKPSVQELAAHAASLAMTEVSKNIQAPKSAYEFENSWRSFSGDLALQNQLLKVTKPSCLPQIFKNALTSPVLFDIIKCVASFFNEDMDLAVKYIDNLTKVPRFDMIVMCLTSTEKNELRKIWEDVFCNKATPMEYAEVLDKLRLRYCLKQ from the exons ATGGCTAGGTCACCGAACAAACACGGCCGCGATCATGCTGAG GATTTCCAGGGATTTTTGAATGACTTGCAGGACTGGGAACGTTCGTTGAAGGATAAAGACAAGAAAATGAAACAGCAACCATCTACTTCTTCCAACCTA AGCAGTGAGAAGTTCATACCGAGTGGCTCAGGGCAATTTGACGTTGTGAAAAAGTATGCCTCAAATAGTTTCGTGGATGAGGATAGTCAGCTCGATGCTAATTCAGAAAAGGAACAG GGGAATGAATATTTCAAGCAGAAGAAGTTCAATGAGGCCATCGATTGTTACTCTCGGAGTATTGCTTTATCACCAA ATGCTGTGGCTTTTGCAAATCGGGCTATGGCTTATCTCAAAATCAAAAG GTATCGAGAGGCTGAGGTAGACTGCACAGAAGCCTTAAATCTAGATGATCGTTACATTAAGGCATACTCACGCCGAGCAACAGCTAGAAAACAACTAGGCATGATCAAAGAAGCCAAGGAAG ATGCTGAGTTTGCTTTAAGATTAGAGCCTGAGAGCCAGGAACTCAAGAAGCAGTATGCCCACATCAAATCTTTGCTCGAGAAA GAAATCATTAAAAGAGCCACTGGAGCAATGCAAAGCACTGCAAAAGAGATGCTCATGACAGCCGGTTTAGAAAAGAAAACAAAAGTGCCAAATACAGAAATGAAGTTGAAGACGGCAAAAACAAACGAGGATAAAATAGAATGTTCGGGGAAGAAGCTTATTGAAAGTGTTCAACCTGGG GAGAAACCTGAAAAAGGTTACAAGAAAGTTCCAGCTATCACGGAAACTGTAGACAGCAAGAAAGTGACGCCTAGGGTTCAAACTTATGAAATGGAGGCGAAGTCTTCTGACGTAAATGGTACTCATCCCTCTGGAGCG GGACACCGGGTTACTAGAAAGGTGGAACTAAAACCATCAGTGCAAGAGCTTGCTGCTCATGCAGCGTCACTTGCAATGACTGAAGTTTCTAAAAACATCCAAGCCCCAAAATCTGCTTACGAATTTGAGAACTCTTGGCGGAGTTTCTCTGGCGACCTTGCATTACAAAACCAACTGTTAAAG GTTACAAAACCGAGCTGTTTACCTCAGATTTTCAAGAACGCTTTGACTTCTCCTGTTTTGTTTGACATAATCAAATGTGTAGCCTCATTTTTCAA TGAAGACATGGATTTGGCTGTTAAATACATTGACAACTTAACAAAGGTTCCTAGATTTGACATGATCGTCATGTGTCTTACCTCAACGGAGAAAAACG AGCTTAGAAAGATTTGGGAGGATGTTTTCTGCAATAAAGCAACTCCAATGGAATATGCAGAGGTCTTAGACAAACTGAGATTAAGATATTGCCTGAAACAGTAA
- the LOC106342930 gene encoding RNA polymerase II-associated protein 3-like isoform X3 — MARSPNKHGRDHAEDWERSLKDKDKKMKQQPSTSSNLSSEKFIPSGSGQFDVVKKYASNSFVDEDSQLDANSEKEQGNEYFKQKKFNEAIDCYSRSIALSPNAVAFANRAMAYLKIKRYREAEVDCTEALNLDDRYIKAYSRRATARKQLGMIKEAKEDAEFALRLEPESQELKKQYAHIKSLLEKEIIKRATGAMQSTAKEMLMTAGLEKKTKVPNTEMKLKTAKTNEDKIECSGKKLIESVQPGEKPEKGYKKVPAITETVDSKKVTPRVQTYEMEAKSSDVNGTHPSGAGHRVTRKVELKPSVQELAAHAASLAMTEVSKNIQAPKSAYEFENSWRSFSGDLALQNQLLKVTKPSCLPQIFKNALTSPVLFDIIKCVASFFNEDMDLAVKYIDNLTKVPRFDMIVMCLTSTEKNELRKIWEDVFCNKATPMEYAEVLDKLRLRYCLKQ, encoded by the exons ATGGCTAGGTCACCGAACAAACACGGCCGCGATCATGCTGAG GACTGGGAACGTTCGTTGAAGGATAAAGACAAGAAAATGAAACAGCAACCATCTACTTCTTCCAACCTA AGCAGTGAGAAGTTCATACCGAGTGGCTCAGGGCAATTTGACGTTGTGAAAAAGTATGCCTCAAATAGTTTCGTGGATGAGGATAGTCAGCTCGATGCTAATTCAGAAAAGGAACAG GGGAATGAATATTTCAAGCAGAAGAAGTTCAATGAGGCCATCGATTGTTACTCTCGGAGTATTGCTTTATCACCAAATGCTGTGGCTTTTGCAAATCGGGCTATGGCTTATCTCAAAATCAAAAG GTATCGAGAGGCTGAGGTAGACTGCACAGAAGCCTTAAATCTAGATGATCGTTACATTAAGGCATACTCACGCCGAGCAACAGCTAGAAAACAACTAGGCATGATCAAAGAAGCCAAGGAAG ATGCTGAGTTTGCTTTAAGATTAGAGCCTGAGAGCCAGGAACTCAAGAAGCAGTATGCCCACATCAAATCTTTGCTCGAGAAA GAAATCATTAAAAGAGCCACTGGAGCAATGCAAAGCACTGCAAAAGAGATGCTCATGACAGCCGGTTTAGAAAAGAAAACAAAAGTGCCAAATACAGAAATGAAGTTGAAGACGGCAAAAACAAACGAGGATAAAATAGAATGTTCGGGGAAGAAGCTTATTGAAAGTGTTCAACCTGGG GAGAAACCTGAAAAAGGTTACAAGAAAGTTCCAGCTATCACGGAAACTGTAGACAGCAAGAAAGTGACGCCTAGGGTTCAAACTTATGAAATGGAGGCGAAGTCTTCTGACGTAAATGGTACTCATCCCTCTGGAGCG GGACACCGGGTTACTAGAAAGGTGGAACTAAAACCATCAGTGCAAGAGCTTGCTGCTCATGCAGCGTCACTTGCAATGACTGAAGTTTCTAAAAACATCCAAGCCCCAAAATCTGCTTACGAATTTGAGAACTCTTGGCGGAGTTTCTCTGGCGACCTTGCATTACAAAACCAACTGTTAAAG GTTACAAAACCGAGCTGTTTACCTCAGATTTTCAAGAACGCTTTGACTTCTCCTGTTTTGTTTGACATAATCAAATGTGTAGCCTCATTTTTCAA TGAAGACATGGATTTGGCTGTTAAATACATTGACAACTTAACAAAGGTTCCTAGATTTGACATGATCGTCATGTGTCTTACCTCAACGGAGAAAAACG AGCTTAGAAAGATTTGGGAGGATGTTTTCTGCAATAAAGCAACTCCAATGGAATATGCAGAGGTCTTAGACAAACTGAGATTAAGATATTGCCTGAAACAGTAA
- the LOC106342930 gene encoding RNA polymerase II-associated protein 3-like isoform X1, producing the protein MARSPNKHGRDHAEDFQGFLNDLQDWERSLKDKDKKMKQQPSTSSNLSSEKFIPSGSGQFDVVKKYASNSFVDEDSQLDANSEKEQGNEYFKQKKFNEAIDCYSRSIALSPNAVAFANRAMAYLKIKRYREAEVDCTEALNLDDRYIKAYSRRATARKQLGMIKEAKEDAEFALRLEPESQELKKQYAHIKSLLEKEIIKRATGAMQSTAKEMLMTAGLEKKTKVPNTEMKLKTAKTNEDKIECSGKKLIESVQPGEKPEKGYKKVPAITETVDSKKVTPRVQTYEMEAKSSDVNGTHPSGAGHRVTRKVELKPSVQELAAHAASLAMTEVSKNIQAPKSAYEFENSWRSFSGDLALQNQLLKVTKPSCLPQIFKNALTSPVLFDIIKCVASFFNEDMDLAVKYIDNLTKVPRFDMIVMCLTSTEKNELRKIWEDVFCNKATPMEYAEVLDKLRLRYCLKQ; encoded by the exons ATGGCTAGGTCACCGAACAAACACGGCCGCGATCATGCTGAG GATTTCCAGGGATTTTTGAATGACTTGCAGGACTGGGAACGTTCGTTGAAGGATAAAGACAAGAAAATGAAACAGCAACCATCTACTTCTTCCAACCTA AGCAGTGAGAAGTTCATACCGAGTGGCTCAGGGCAATTTGACGTTGTGAAAAAGTATGCCTCAAATAGTTTCGTGGATGAGGATAGTCAGCTCGATGCTAATTCAGAAAAGGAACAG GGGAATGAATATTTCAAGCAGAAGAAGTTCAATGAGGCCATCGATTGTTACTCTCGGAGTATTGCTTTATCACCAAATGCTGTGGCTTTTGCAAATCGGGCTATGGCTTATCTCAAAATCAAAAG GTATCGAGAGGCTGAGGTAGACTGCACAGAAGCCTTAAATCTAGATGATCGTTACATTAAGGCATACTCACGCCGAGCAACAGCTAGAAAACAACTAGGCATGATCAAAGAAGCCAAGGAAG ATGCTGAGTTTGCTTTAAGATTAGAGCCTGAGAGCCAGGAACTCAAGAAGCAGTATGCCCACATCAAATCTTTGCTCGAGAAA GAAATCATTAAAAGAGCCACTGGAGCAATGCAAAGCACTGCAAAAGAGATGCTCATGACAGCCGGTTTAGAAAAGAAAACAAAAGTGCCAAATACAGAAATGAAGTTGAAGACGGCAAAAACAAACGAGGATAAAATAGAATGTTCGGGGAAGAAGCTTATTGAAAGTGTTCAACCTGGG GAGAAACCTGAAAAAGGTTACAAGAAAGTTCCAGCTATCACGGAAACTGTAGACAGCAAGAAAGTGACGCCTAGGGTTCAAACTTATGAAATGGAGGCGAAGTCTTCTGACGTAAATGGTACTCATCCCTCTGGAGCG GGACACCGGGTTACTAGAAAGGTGGAACTAAAACCATCAGTGCAAGAGCTTGCTGCTCATGCAGCGTCACTTGCAATGACTGAAGTTTCTAAAAACATCCAAGCCCCAAAATCTGCTTACGAATTTGAGAACTCTTGGCGGAGTTTCTCTGGCGACCTTGCATTACAAAACCAACTGTTAAAG GTTACAAAACCGAGCTGTTTACCTCAGATTTTCAAGAACGCTTTGACTTCTCCTGTTTTGTTTGACATAATCAAATGTGTAGCCTCATTTTTCAA TGAAGACATGGATTTGGCTGTTAAATACATTGACAACTTAACAAAGGTTCCTAGATTTGACATGATCGTCATGTGTCTTACCTCAACGGAGAAAAACG AGCTTAGAAAGATTTGGGAGGATGTTTTCTGCAATAAAGCAACTCCAATGGAATATGCAGAGGTCTTAGACAAACTGAGATTAAGATATTGCCTGAAACAGTAA
- the LOC106339652 gene encoding proteasome subunit beta type-4-like: protein MTFTIPIDNGDSVKNAEADSQRTLYPYVTGTSIVAIKYKDGVLMASDMGGSYGSTLRYKNIERMKAIGKHSLLGASGEISDFQEILRYLDELVLNDNMWDDGNSLGPKEVHNYLTRVMYNRRNKFNPLWNTLVLGGVKNGESYLGMVSMIGVSFEDNHVATGFGNHLARPILRDEWHADLSFEDGVKLLEKCMRVLLYRDRSAINKLQIAKITEEGVTVSQPYSLNTFWEFKAFHNPTAGAEGSW from the exons ATGACT TTTACTATTCCGATTGACAATGGAGATTCCGTGAAGAACGCAGAAGCTGATTCACAAAGAACACT GTACCCATATGTTACTGGTACTTCGATTGTTGCTATCAAGTACAAAGATGGGGTTTTGATGGCTTCCGACATGGGAG GTTCATATGGATCCACCTTAAGATACAAGAACATTGAGAGAATGAAGGCTATTGGTAAGCATTCTCTTCTAGGTGCCAGTGGAGAAATCAGTGACTTTCAGGAGATTCTTCGTTATCTTGATGAGCTCGT TTTGAATGATAACATGTGGGATGATGGTAACTCTTTGGGACCAAAAGAGGTCCACAACTATCTAACCCGTGTCATGTACAACCGTCGCAACAAGTTTAACCCTCTGTGGAACACTCTCGTCCTTGGAGGTGTCAAAAATGGGGAAAGTTACCTTGGAATG GTGTCAATGATTGGTGTTAGTTTCGAGGACAATCATGTTGCCACCGGATTTGGCAACCATCTTGCTAGGCCAATTCTTCGTGATGAGTGGCATGCGGACCTGAGTTTTGAAGATGGTGTCAAACTCCTTGAGAAATGTATGCGTGTGCTTTTGTACCGTGACAGATCTGCTATTAACAAGCTTCAG ATAGCGAAGATCACAGAAGAAGGCGTTACGGTTTCTCAGCCATACTCACTTAACACATTCTGGGAATTCAAGGCGTTCCACAACCCGACTGCTGGTGCTGAAGGCTCCTGGTAA